The genomic segment TGCCGTAGCTGGCGGCCGACAATGACAGCGCTGCTGCGGACCCGAAGAACTTGCGGCGGTCGAGGGGAGTCGGCATGGGTCGGTTTCCGGAACCTACCCCCCGGCCCCCTCCCTGAAGGGAAGGGGAGAAAGACAAAGCGCCTTCTTCCTCCCCCTTCCCTTCAGGGAGGGGGGCCGGGGGGTAGGTCTTCTTCTCTGACGTTCCGATCGGACGAATCGTTCCACTCATCATACCCAGTCGGGCCACGCGGTCATATCATTCAACTAGTTTGCCTTGAATTTCCCCACCGCGAGACGATTCACCCGACATGCACGCGAAACTGGCACTGGCGGACGGCACCGTGTTCACCGGCCGCGGGTTCGGAGCGACCGGCGAGACGATCGGCGAGGTCGTGTTCAACACTTCCATGATGGGCTACCAGGAGGTTCTCACCGACCCGTCCTACACCGGGCAAATCGTCACGATGACGTACCCGCTCATCGGGAACTACGGCACCACCGCCGACGATCAGGAATCGGCCCGCGTTCAGGTCGCCGGGTTCATCGTCCGCCAGCTCGCCCGCGTGCCGAGCAACTTCCGCTCGACCAGCACGCTACACGACTTCCTGAAGGCGAGCCACGTCGTCGGCATCGAGGGCATCGACACCCGCGCCCTGGTGCGCCGGCTCCGCGTCCGCGGGTCGATGAACGGCGTGCTCTCAACGGCCGACCTCGACGACGCCTCGCTGGTGCAGAAGGCCCGCGCGTTCCCCGGCATGGAGGGCCGCGACCTCGTGAAAGAAGTGGTGCCGGCCCAGGCATTCCACTGGAACACGGGCTTCGGCGCGTTCGCGGACCACGTGCTGCCGCACCGCCCGGCGACGAAGCGGGTGGTCGCGATCGACTACGGTATGAAGTGGAACATCCTCCGCTGCCTCGCGCAGACCGGCTGCGACGTGACCGTCGTACCGGGCACCGCGAGTGCGGAGGAGGTTCTGTCGCACGACCCGGACGGCATCTTCCTGTCGAACGGCCCCGGCGACCCGGCCGCCGTGGGCTACGCGATCACCACTGTGAAGAACCTGATCGGTAAGAAGCCGATCTTCGGCATCTGTCTGGGCCACCAACTGCTCGGCCTGGCGTTCGGCGCGAAGACCTTCAAGTTGAAGTTCGGGCACCGGGGCGCGAACCAGCCGGTGCGGAACGAGCTGACGAAGAAGATCGAGATCACCACGCAGAACCACGGCTTCGCGGTCGATCCGACGACCCTCCCGAAGGACGTGATGCCGACGCACATCAACCTCAACGACAACACGCTGGAGGGGCTGAAGCACACGTCGCTGCCGGTGTTCAGCGTGCAGTACCACCCGGAAGCCGCCGCCGGCCCGCACGACTCCAGCTACCTGTT from the Frigoriglobus tundricola genome contains:
- the carA gene encoding glutamine-hydrolyzing carbamoyl-phosphate synthase small subunit; translation: MHAKLALADGTVFTGRGFGATGETIGEVVFNTSMMGYQEVLTDPSYTGQIVTMTYPLIGNYGTTADDQESARVQVAGFIVRQLARVPSNFRSTSTLHDFLKASHVVGIEGIDTRALVRRLRVRGSMNGVLSTADLDDASLVQKARAFPGMEGRDLVKEVVPAQAFHWNTGFGAFADHVLPHRPATKRVVAIDYGMKWNILRCLAQTGCDVTVVPGTASAEEVLSHDPDGIFLSNGPGDPAAVGYAITTVKNLIGKKPIFGICLGHQLLGLAFGAKTFKLKFGHRGANQPVRNELTKKIEITTQNHGFAVDPTTLPKDVMPTHINLNDNTLEGLKHTSLPVFSVQYHPEAAAGPHDSSYLFEEFRTMMG